One stretch of Cygnus olor isolate bCygOlo1 chromosome 1, bCygOlo1.pri.v2, whole genome shotgun sequence DNA includes these proteins:
- the PHF5A gene encoding PHD finger-like domain-containing protein 5A isoform X1, whose translation MAKHHPDLIFCRKQAGVAIGRLCEKCDGKCVICDSYVRPCTLVRICDECNYGSYQGRCVICGGPGVSDAYYCKECTIQEKDRDGCPKIVNLGSSKTDLFYERKKYGFKKR comes from the exons atGGCCAAGCACCACCCGGACCTCATCTTCTGCCGCAAGCAGGCGGGCGTCG cGATTGGAAGACTTTGCGAAAAAT GTGATGGCAAATGTGTGATCTGTGACTCGTACGTGCGGCCCTGCACACTCGTGCGCATATGCGATGAGTGTAACTACGGCTCCTACCAAGGACGCTGCGTGATCTGCGGGGGTCCAGGAGTATCTGATGCCTACTACTGCAAGGAGTGCACCATCCAGGAAAAAGAT agagATGGTTGCCCCAAGATCGTCAACCTGGGCAGTTCCAAGACGGATCTCTTCTACGAAAGGAAAAAGTACGGATTCAAGAAGAGGTGA
- the PHF5A gene encoding PHD finger-like domain-containing protein 5A isoform X2 translates to MWLCGRSLHCCCIGDGKCVICDSYVRPCTLVRICDECNYGSYQGRCVICGGPGVSDAYYCKECTIQEKDRDGCPKIVNLGSSKTDLFYERKKYGFKKR, encoded by the exons ATGTGGCTCTGTGGGAGAAGCTTACACTGCTGCTGCATAG GTGATGGCAAATGTGTGATCTGTGACTCGTACGTGCGGCCCTGCACACTCGTGCGCATATGCGATGAGTGTAACTACGGCTCCTACCAAGGACGCTGCGTGATCTGCGGGGGTCCAGGAGTATCTGATGCCTACTACTGCAAGGAGTGCACCATCCAGGAAAAAGAT agagATGGTTGCCCCAAGATCGTCAACCTGGGCAGTTCCAAGACGGATCTCTTCTACGAAAGGAAAAAGTACGGATTCAAGAAGAGGTGA